Genomic window (Gemmatimonas sp.):
CCCGCGGTTGGGGCCGACTACCCACGCCGATATCAAACTTAATGGTGTGTTTCGTTGTTGGCCCCGGCACTCCGCCAGCTCCACATGTTTGTGCCGATGCGCTCCCCCACTACGCCGGGCTCACGAGGCCGGTCGTCGACCTTACGCGCGCGACGCGCGCGAGGCCCGATCTTTGTCGGCGCCCTCCGAGCGCGCCAGTAACTGTCTACCGAGTCGCGGTGGACGCAGTCGCCGTCCGACTGGGTCGCGTCGCAAGCGGCCGACGTCGTGTTCCGGCCGCACGGCGGCATTATCCTGTCGGAGCGCTGCTGGGTGAAGCACGTCTCGCATTCGGTGCGGGCGCCTTCGCCGACTCGCTGGAAGTGCCTCGTGCTGCCCTCACTTCGAGGGTGAACACGAGCCTGCCGCCGTGCGCGTTCTCGGTGAGGGCCTGCTGACGGAGGACGGCGCGCACGACGGCGCAGCGGTGCCCCTTTAGTCGTCTTTCCGGTCTTGCTGCACGTAAGCGTCGCAAGTTCCAGCAGATAGTCGAATAGACCCCAGCACTTAGCATGCACTATTTCGATTACGGACCCGAGAGGACGCGAAACAATTCGAATATGATGGTCGCGGTCGCGACGGTCGCTAGCGTAACCATCGCTAGCTGGATTTGCGGCGGGTCGGTAGGCCGGACGCGCTGCCAGAATCCGCTATTCAGCACCCACATTGGATGGCCGATCAAACCGGCCAAGATTGAGCCGACAAGCCAGGCTGAAGCCGACAGTTCTTTCCGGCGTGTGTAGCCGCAGCGTAACGTCGCCATGTGTAGAGTCAATGCCGCGAGGGCGAATACAAGATAGACGACGAGAGTGAAGGCGAGTGGCTCAACTTCGAAAACGTCGCCGACAGAGGTCGACGCCGATCTCACACCGCGTATCGCCCCGAGAGTCGACAGGCCGTAGAACGAGACAACGTACGCGAGAGTGGTAGCGAATCTTGCACTCGCGCGCTTCATCGAAGTCGCCTCGAAGCCGGTTAGTTAAAAGCGCAAGAGCCGCAGTGGCAGATTCTGCGTATTTCGGCGATGTCGATCACTCGTTTCGGACCTAAGCGATCACGCATTTAGGACCAAGTCGATCACCCGTTTCGGTTGATGTCGATCACTGGATGAGCGGACGCCACGGGATCAGTTAAGCGGTCGGCTCGGGAGTCGTGTCGGTGCTGGCGAGACGGCGGAGGGAGCCGCCGGTCAGGGTGAGGCGGTGCGCATGATGCACCAGGCGGTCGAGGATCGCGTCCCCGAAAGTGGCGTCGCCGATCATGTCGTGCCAGTGCTCGATGGGCAGTTGACTGGTGATCAGCGTGGCGCGCCGGCCGGCGCGATCTTCGATGAGTTCGAGGAGATCGCGCCGTTCGCGGTCGCCAAGCGGCGCGAGCCCCCAGTCGTCGAGGATGAGGAGATCGGTTTTGGCGAGTGTCTGCATCACCTTGCCGTAGGAGCCGTCCGCGCGCGCGTGCACGAGCTCTTCGCTCAAAAGGCGGGGCAAGCGCACGTAGCGCACGCTGTGCCCTTGGCGACACGCACTCTGGCCGAGCGCGCAGGCCAGCCATGATTTTCCCGTGCCCGTGGGCCCGACGATCA
Coding sequences:
- the istB gene encoding IS21-like element helper ATPase IstB → MLIEQTLASLHALKLPGMAAALDEQRAIPDLVALSFEERLALLLEREHAVRHDRRLTRLLQLARLRYAACIEDVNFRAKRGLDRHRVLQLAGGEWIRQHQTLLIVGPTGTGKSWLACALGQSACRQGHSVRYVRLPRLLSEELVHARADGSYGKVMQTLAKTDLLILDDWGLAPLGDRERRDLLELIEDRAGRRATLITSQLPIEHWHDMIGDATFGDAILDRLVHHAHRLTLTGGSLRRLASTDTTPEPTA